DNA sequence from the Oncorhynchus keta strain PuntledgeMale-10-30-2019 chromosome 1, Oket_V2, whole genome shotgun sequence genome:
ATAAGCAATGCCCACGGAAAATGAGTGGGTGTATGTCGTATACCTGCGTTATACCACCTACTACACCACTGGTGTAACTAATACTCTTTGTTttgacatgtttttatttttaatcactGATTTTACACCATAATATTTAGACCCTTGCCAAAAAGTAATGCTTGCGCAATTACGCACAAAACCGAATTGGACACACTGTTGCCATATATTCCATTTCGAAAGTATCGAATTTAATGCGTAATAATTTTCTTTAGATGCTTGTGAAAGTTTACAGCTGGAGTGCTCCTAGGCAACGCTCTCTGCTGAGTCTATCGAATTCTTGATCTTGCGGGCAGCCGCGAGCAACACCCCGCAGCAGCGCCTTCCCCAGTCGCTTGCGCGCCACGTGTCGCGGGGTTCTGCAGCAGCTGGAGATCACGCCCGCACATCACACAACCAGGGGAGCCCGCTGAGGAGCGCGCACGCCCCGGGCTGACGGAGAGAGCAGAGCATACACAACCCCTGCCTTGCTGTCGTTAACGGCTGTATGCTATTACTATTGCATGGGGCACAGAACATAATTATTGTGTAAAAGTTGAAAATATTGACTTTATGATTTTTAAACAGTAATATAATAAAACATTATGGACTTTTAAACTTTTATTTACAAAACGTCCTGCGGGATTTAGTCGGCGTCGCGCACACTTTTCTTGACTTCCCATGACTGGTTTTAAGTGTCGGCTATATTCACTTCAAATAGCCTAACTATGTTTATATAATCGCCAGCCTGTATTTTCTTTTTATTACTAGTTTTTCAAGTGTAATAACTTGGGAATTACTAAATGTATGTGTTAAAACTATCTGTGTGGGGGAAATTATCCTAACAATTAAATGTACAGCTCGAGCTTGCGTCTGTCTCTCCGATAAGGATAAGGAAATGTAATTATGACCTGAAATTCAATGCGTAGCCTAACTTCTGCCCGACCAAAGGCGATGCAGGCAATGCATCGCTCTAATCGTGTGCTCTCACTCAGAAATATCTCTGCTCTGGCTCGCATTCCGATAAGCCCGATCGAGCTCTCAGTAGGCGTGGTTTTCCCAGGCTTTTAAAACAGCAGCTGCTATTTACCTTCCCTGTAATGTAAACCACCACCGCCACCCCTAGCCCGGCAGCCAAACCTCAACCACTGCGCTCATAAAACATCCTGGCACGTGCTCCACATTCACAATAGCGCTCGCATGCCGACAGATGTCAAAACGCCAAATTTGTACAGCGGTGGGGCGCATTAAAGAAGTACTGCTCCAATCTTGACAGGTTAAAGTTGAGATGGTTCTTGATCTCACGCAGTGCAAAACTTGATCGAGGTTGTAGTTCTCAGCCTCACTGCAACACAGGGCAATCTAAGAGGAGATAGCCAGGTTCTTTCCCCAAGATCACATCTAATGATATAAACTGTAACAATACTAGGTTATTACATAATAGCTTAACAACGCACTGTAGTTAAGAACTATACATTTGGTTTCTTGAACCATTGCATAAATTACTTAAACTATGCTATTTCCTTAAACACTATTGTTGGAATAGGCTAACTTCTGTGGATGTACCACATTTACCGGCTTGTAGTCCACAAGTATGTGGAAGTATAATACAAGCAGCCTATGTGGAAAAGTGTATTGTTTGTATAGTTCTATTGGGTGCTATAGCCACTATTATCGTGTGTAGAGTGTTCCCCTCCTGTGCGTATCGCCTGAAAGTTGGGGATCAGCATGCCAAGTCAAGTCAGCCCAGCACTCTGTGCTGGTAGTCAGGGGCTCAAGTGTTAATATGTAAACCGAATGATTGAAGGCAGTCCCGGTTGTGCCCTAAACCCGGCCGCGCGCCATTGGCCACCCGCTCAAACGCCAAACAACCAATGGAAGAGCGCTGAACacgagccatcctcccctccggCCGCGTGTCCCTCACGCTGATTGGTAGAAAGTTACTGTGGGAAAGAAAGTTTGGGAAGTTTCACACGAGCCGTTCGCGTGCAGTCCCAGATATAAATAAGACCAACACGAAGTGCCTTTACATTCTACTCAGACCCAGCGTCCGTTGGCAGGCAGTGGTATTTCGACTCCGTGACATAATTCAGCCCTCTCTTGGGGACAGTTGTCTCTCGCGCATAGGTGCACCACCACACAGAAAGGATTTTGTTCCTCCGGAATTTGGAATTTTATAAGAGGGTACTGCGAAGAAGTGCCGACTGCTTGTCAATAACCACCAACAGTGGACTGTAATACCGAGTTGCCGTGCATGTGTGGAAAGGATATTTCAGACGGACAGAAGATGCCTGCCGATATGATGGAAAAAAACTCATCCTCTCCGGTTGCTGCTACCCCAGCCAGCATGAACACGACACCTGATAAACCCAAGACGGCTTCCGAGCACAGGAAGGTTAGTACTCGGTCAAAGCATTTTTACAAATGCCGAtattctctctccgtctctccaaaATTACACACGAGCTGGTATAGCGAAACATGACCCATTCCTCCACCTTGAGCAAGTTCCATCATTCTaaccatttattttatttgttttttttctaGTCATCCAAACCTATCatggagaaaaggagaagagCCAGAATCAACGAAAGCTTGGGACAATTGAAAACACTTATCCTGGACGCGCTCAAAAAAGATGTAAGTGTTCTGTTTATTACGCTCATAACACGTGCATTATTACCATCTCAATACTATATTCACTTTATTGAAAACCTTAACGCCTAATACAATTTCCATCGGACAATCGTCAAGCCTAACAATATGACTCTTCTACATTACAGAGCTCCAGACACTCAAAACTTGAAAAGGCAGACATCCTGGAGATGACCGTAAAACACCTCCGGAACCTCCAGAGAGCGCAAATGACTGGTAAGTAAGTGACTGTAGCTGCTCGCTGAATACCCGGTGTGATTTCTTCCAGACTTCCTTCTTGCGGATTAGATCACGATAAGAAGGCGGTAGTCGGGTTACGGACTTGGCCCACATCCTCACTCCCATATTGTATCGGAATATAGCTATTGAATAGACTACTATATCTCAATTAACATCCCATTTAAGTTAGCCATCGGTGAGCCTTGGAATATACATTTTTAGTTTGCGCAATGTTCACGTTCGCAATTCAAATTTGTATCATTTTTCTCGATACTCTCAGTGGTTTAtaattgtctctctttctcccaaagcTGCGTTGAACACTGATCCCACCGTGCTGGGGAAATACAGAGCTGGATTCAGTGAGTGCACGAATGAAGTCACCCGGTTCCTATCCACCTGCGAGGGGGTTAACACCGAGGTCAGGACGCGGCTTCTCGGTCACTTGGCCAGTTGCATGACGCAGATCAACGCTATGAACTACCCCACACAGCACCAGATTTCAGCCGGGCCTCCCCACCCCTCCTTCGGCCAGTCCATGGTGCAGATGTCCAACTCATCTCCGCAAGGCAACGTGATGCCCCTGCCTTGTAAAGGTGGCTCTCCCCAGAGCATGTCACCAGAAGCCACTAAAGTATACGGCGGTTTCCAGCTCGTACCTGCCACAGACGGACAATTTGCCTTCCTCATCCCCAACGCAGCTTTTGCACCCAACGGTCCGGTTATCCCGGTGTATGCGAACCAGGTCAACACGCCTGTTCCAGCGGCAGTGTCCCCCGGTGCACCGACAGGCAACTCGGACTCAGTGTGGCGACCCTGgtagataaaaataaataaaaaatacatattgAAAATACTTTTCTAATGACACTCAGTTCGATCATTGTTCAATGTTACAAAAccatttgttttgattttgttTTTGTACTTTCAATGCGTTAAGATGAAAAGATGCACTATATTTGTATAGTTTATGAGGGAGTGAAGTTCATATTGGAATGAGATTTGTATCGTTGAAGTCTTTTCACTGCATTTTATATTCGAGGTGTCTTTTGTACTGTGTGATGCCAAAGATATGTTGAATGCCCTTGACGTAATTCTTCGTTTTGGAAGACAAAATAAATTTGTAAAGATATTGAAAAACATCTGCTATGATTTTGTCAACAGAAACCTGACCACCAAATAATGGCCTACATAATTCTTAACTTTTGTTTTGAGCTGTGTAGCGAAGATACACTTGAGAATAATGTGTTATACATTCTATAAGAGAAAATGGCTATCATATTCTACCAATATTTTTTGCGCAAAAGTCATATTTGATATTGAGTTGTGCATAATCGTTTATGTTCTTCTGCGCGCAAAACCCATGCACATTCAACTAATTGTAAACTAAACACAGCCACTTGTTGCTCCATAATGGATCACCATTTAGTCTTATGTTGCGTAAAAGTAGATAATTTTTCGCACCAACACTTGAATACAAGTATCATAGATTATGAAGTGGGGCATTTCATTTTATACACAAAGATTTTGCGTAAAATGCCATCGCACAAAGACCATTGCTTCTGGCTTCTTTCAACAAGAAACGTGCCTGATTTGAACCAGAGTTGCCCAGGTGTATCCGAATCCAGGTGTTGCTCGGTGagatgagaggtgaggagaggagggggagagggggaaacaaCACTGAACATGTGTGAAATAATGAGGCCCTTTAGGCCTGAAGGGGATACCAGTTTGATAAAAAATTATATTCCTAAAAATTACTTTCGATAATTATTCTCAAAGATCACATATATCCAAGATAATATTGAATTTTTTTGTCCTTGAATAATTGTATTTGTAGGCTAACTTTGAATTAGTTATATCAACATCTCTTCCGCTGTTCATGTCATAAGTGGCCAATGAACCTTGAATAAAAAGTCTTGTTATTTTAATTTGTGTAACACCAACGAATGTTATTTTATCCACATAATCAGATGAGACTATTGTTGACAATATGTCAAGTGTATGTGAGTCGAACTATTGAACAGGAAAGCCTGTTTTGAAGAGGGACGGCTCATTTGACCTTTTGCAGCGGAGATTTTAGAAGTCATGTGCGCCATCTAGCAACACAGGAAGGAAGCGCAATCTGATTGCGTTAGTATTGATCAATGGTTACCACCAGATATCAGACACGTTAGCCCCTGTCATATAAGTAAGTGTACGTTCCTCCCGTCTCGTGTAAAATGTTGACCTTGGGTGAAATGCAAGATATCAATACATAGACTATACTTATAATAGGGCAATATTATTATATTCACAGGACAACGTATCATTTATGGTACACCAGCGTAGATGCATGGCAGAGACCTGATGAAAAAGACACCGGAACCGTTCTATGGTAAGTGCCTTACTCAATGACGACACAGAATATAAAAAAAGACGGCACGGTAGATTACATTTCTTCATCTGGGATTTGATGTCATTCGGCTGTACATGAAACGGACAGTAACCTCTCATGTGATCCCTAAACATTCTTTACGTTTCCCACAAAATACGCAGATCGAAATATAGTCTACATTTGAAGTACTTCAGGTGGTGTTTTAAAAAGAACCTTCAGCAGAGGCGTTGTAACCAGTGGCCTGTCCAGGGAGTGCGCTAGTACATCAAgttgcctcacgctacagaataAGAAGAAAGGCTATGGGCCGTTCTGACTCGGCTCACTTTACAGGCAATGTATTGGAATGCACTCTATGTGTTGCTTTTACTTTGTCAGTGGAGTTGGTCTCCCCCCTaacccccctttgctgctataacagcctccactcttctgggaaggctttccactagatgttggaacatttctggcggggacttgcttccattcaaccacgAGAGCCCACGAGAGCATTAGTGAGATCCGGCACGGATGTTGGGCGAGTAGGCCCTGGATCGCAGTCTGCATcgcaattcatcccaaaggtgttcgacggagttgaggtcagggccctGTGTGGTGTGTAAGTCATGTCCTTCCACACCGATcctgacaaaccatttctgtatggacctcgctttgtgctcgggggcattgtcatgctgaaacaggaaagggccttccccaaactgttgccacaaagttggaagcacagaattgtctagaatgtcattgtatgctgtatcgTTAAGATTTctattcactggaactaaggggtttagcccgaaccatgaaaaacatgcattagggcaggtagtgttctcctggcatccgccaaacccagattgatccatcggactgccagatggtgaagcatcattcatcactccagagaacgcatttccactgttccagagtccaatggcggtgagttTTACACCACTCTCGTCGACGCTTGCATTacacatggtgatcttaagccatggaaacccatttcatgatccCGACGAACAGTgcttgcttccagaggcagtttggaactcggtagtgggtattgcaaccgaggacaaacGATTTTTActcgctacgcgcttcagcactcggcggtcccgttctgtgagcttgtgtcgcctaccacttcgcagctgagccgttgttgctcctagacgtttccacttcaaaataacagcacttacagttgaccagggcagatcTCGCAGGGCAGATGTTTgaacgaactgacttgttggaaaggtgtcattctatgacggtgccacgttgaaagtcactgagatctccgGTACcggtcattctactgccagtgtttgtctatggagctTGCATGGCCTTGTGCTCAATTgtgtacacctgtcagcaacgggtatggctgaaatagccaaattcactcatttgaaggggtgtccaaatacttttgtgtatatagtgtaggatagggtaagtaagggtaggtaatccttctccccccaacaagatttagatgcaagtggctgttccactggttgtcataaggtgtatgcaccaatttgtaagtcgctctggataagagcgtctgctaaatgacttaaatgtaaatgtaaatgtaatagtgtGTCTCTGGGCAGAGAGTGCAGTGAGCAACCCCTGTACTGCCTCCTTTGTGTAATGCCTTTGTTCTGAGGAACACCTTGATGCTAAGAAGTGACAGAGGGAAGACATGCTAAACACTGCTGCCACAGCGGCAGCGTTCTGCCCAGGTGTGTGCCGCCTCCAGCTATTCAAGTGTGGTCATTTCAAGGGGGGCACCGCAGGTGTTTGCAATTACCAATCTGCTAAGAGGCAGAAAGTGTGGCTAAGTGCCATCATTTTACATTTCCATCACACCTTTTACAGGGCCGGGGCTGCGCTATTAAAGCCATGTGTTTGTTGGACGTTGGAGACAGGACAGGCTACCACTCTGGGTAACACAGTCAGTCCCTGTGAGCCAGaggtcccccccacacacacacacacctacccgcCCACCATTACACACAACGTTCCCACAACGTCCCATGTCCACAGCCCATTTCCTGTCCTAGCCCAGGGCCACAGCTGGATGCGGGCTGTCTGGGAGGCACGTGGTGCAACCCGGACGACACCCAGctgcctccccctccacctcccttcctcccctctacctcccccaaTAATCATcatcagccccccccccccactccagATAACAGCTTTACGAGGCTCTCCGATTACCAAGCGCAGTGGCTACGCTGCCGAACTGACCGCACACATGTCACAACACGACCGGGGGGGTTATCTGCCATGCGTGTCCATTAACATTTCCCACACTCCGCGCGCATGCAAAATAAAAAAACTCTGCTTCCTCCTTGGCTCCTAAGTGCTACCATATGGtgcgatctctctctctctctctctctctctctctctctctctctctctctctctctctctctctctctctctctctctctctcgctctctctctctctctctctctcagcccgtCACTTGGGCTGTCTATGATTGCAGCCCAGACAAGCACGAGCTTTATGATTTAAGCCTAGGGCTTGCTGTACCAAGCCCTGGACTCATTTTGAAGCcaaaccccctcccccctccatctcccctcctcacccctcccctcgcGCCCCTCCTGCAGTTGCAAGGGAAGGCTGTTTTCTGGCAGGAAATGAATAGCTCCCAGATGAGCGCAGGAACCTGAGAGGTCGTGAGAACGAGGCGAACCCCCCTCTGCAGCCGGCCTGTTGCCAGCCGCCGGGGGAATGTGGGAGAGCGTCTCTCTGACACACGCGTCAACCCTCCctccccgctctccctccctgctgcctctctccctgcctcactggctgcctggcctggcctggaaACTGGCCTGACTGACAAGGCAGCAGCCCCGGAGTAGGGCAGAGCGGACAAGGGGAAGGAGGGAGTCAGGGTGAGGGTAGGGTGGAGGGGGTTGGCAGGAAGTGCTGGATCTGTGCTGCACCCAGTCCTAGTgttcgcacgcacacacacacacacacacacacacacacacacacacacacacacacacacacacacacacacacacacacacacacacacacacacacacacacacacacacacacacacacacacacagacagacagacggacaaacgtacacacacacacatatacacacagacaggcagaccgtGAGAGTCCCCGACGTCTATGGCTACTGTAAAGGGATTCCTGCACAAAGTGCACATGCCCCTTTGCCCTTCGTGTCTCCAAAATGGCATTTTTGgtatatattttttgtcattgttgttcggAAACCCACTACCCGCAAGTCATCATGATGTTGTCAAGTTCGCCTCCCCCCAGCCCGTACGTTAGGTTGTGCCTGTTGATCTGCCCTGTACGAAAGCTCGCACATGCGTGTTTGCATGCGCCCGCTTCCCAAACACGCACGACTTGAGAGACGCGGTCACCGGTCAAGTGTGTCTAGCTAGCTAGCCGAGTTGAAATATCGACAGAACTGCCACAGCAGCATAACATTTGATTAACACCGGATAGCACCTGATTTAGCCTAAAACATCATAATATTGGGCCTGGTTGGCTGATACGcgcagcagagagaggcagacagacatcaGCATTGCACATGTACAGTGTGTCAGGTCTACAGCAATACAGGGTAGTCTACACTCTAGTTAACTACCATATTAAAATATCCACGCGAGCCACTAGCCAGCTAGCCATGTATCATGAGTCAAAATGATGAATATTATATTAGACGTTTTTTGATATGCTCGCTGAAGATgaacccccccctcctcccccctcctcgtgtgcaaaacattttagtgtCTCCCCTCTTGACGGAGACAAAGATTCTAAGTTTGAaagttcatttcctgcaattctacacgtgTTGGcatggggcgtagagaaaatgttgcagttttctGCCATTACTTATGCCACGTTAataaaatgatgtctgagtgagaGTGACGAACAAAATCCATTttggccccctggaggtcagggcccctgggcacgtgCCCTTATGGTAATTCGGGCCATGATtattacaagtttagatagctggctagacaaACTTAccaatgaaaaaaaaacatttgctgacatgggctaattgagtgactgtcagtgggggacataacaagaggaaaactgctgaGGCACAGACAGCCAAATGTCTAAATTTCACCTACTATTCTAACGctcaacagtaaattgagacccTGACTGACATTTGGGTCTGGGGCCCCTTAGAGGCCGGGGGCCCTAAGAGACCGCTTATGTCGCTTATGGATGGGGCTGgccctatacacacacagatacaaacacacgTACATACATCCCGGATCCAGctcacacagactaacacacagactaacacacagactaacacactCAGCCCTAACCAAACACACTTCGACAGGTGctcctgtgtttctctctctttctctctctctctgctccagctGAGTTGAACTGATACGTATCATTCCTCATTCTGTTGATACGATTGAGGATTGATTAGTTGACTGAAtgcgtcaaatcaaatcaaatcaaatggatttatatagcccttcgtacatcagctgatatctcaaagtgctgtacagaaacccagcctaaaaccccaaacagcaagcaatgcaggtgtagaagcattgCTGTCGAGCTTTGGGGGTATAGGATTTAGGGTTTTCATTTCAACTAAAACACAACACAAGGTTCATCagtatattattttttaaacatgtcAAAGTTGTATTATGTTGTTTCAGCTGACTGCTGACTGGCTTACATCTATCTAACTCCCAATggcatcacctctctctctctctctcccccactcgcTCCCTtactctctaactcactctctGCACCACCAGGCTCCCACAGCAACCTATGTGGCTCAAGTAAACAGGAATCAGATTTCGACACAACACCAGTGTTGTCTGTCAGCGTACCCACTTCTCCCCTAGCGCCCAGGCAAATAGCGCATCCGGCGGCCACAACAATAGCCCACCAGAGGGCTTTCTCTGCCGGGCCATTCAAACGTCAGCCACCGCGTTTGAAGTCTGAGATGCCTATGCTAATCAGCTAGCGATGGACGACTAGCGAGACAAGCTAGCTGGAGTTCTCACCAAACCCTCTGTCACAAAAAAAAAGGACTCTGGTCTCCCATACTCTTAGCAAAAAAAGGTGTTCTCGTGTACTGATAATGCtccttcagctgtccccatagaacccattgaagaaccctttttgtttccaggtagaacccttttgggtttcatgtagGACCTTtcccacagagggttctacatggaaccaaaaagtgttctacatggaactaaaaagggttctccctggaaccaatgagggttctcctatggcagggttccccaactagaATTTGGTCCTCGGGTGGTTTCATTTATtcagagcaaaaaaataaatcaaatgtaagcaaggtttgaaatgattatgttttagtcaaatatgatCAGTTTGGGTTTCTttcggtcaatttgcagtctaaaAGTTATTTGTAATCATGCTCTGGCCCTTGACCATCCTGTGGCTGAATCTAGCTGATGATCCCTGTCCTATAGGGGACAGCTCAAGAACACTTTTGGAACACATAAAGGTGGTCTGTGTCACCCGTCGTTGCTTGTCCCTTGtttccttctctccttttctAACCCAGAAGCCTTTAGAAGTGGAATCCCCCCCCCCACCCGCAGTCGGTCAACAAGTTGTTGAGGACGTGGAAGGACGGCGAGAGAAGGTGACATTGTAACATGGCAAACATGTCATCCCTCAGACCGAATGTCGGCACGTCATGTTGCCTTTCAGCGTGACTGGGATGACTGTCACTGTTTTTACACAGACTCAttgtaaaatcaaatcaaatcaacattttTCCTGTCCTACAGCACTTACATGGGATTCTCATGCTGACTGACGGGGGAGGGATCAATCCAAGGCCGTAACAACAAACACAGAGGCTGAGAGACAACAACTTCTCCTTAACGGACGTCTAATCAAACGCCAAAGTGTCGGTGTTATAGAATGATCcatacaacaaaaaaaaaaaacaagttgaAAATGTTACCTCACGCACGCGCATACACATGCGCGTACCCACACGCGCGCATCGTTGAATACGACCCTAAAGACTTGAGGTCTTAAGTAAGTGGGCCTGCATGTCGTTCTATTGTCTTGTGTTCTTATGCAATCAGGGCCGGTGTTCACAAAGTGTCCCAGagaaggagtgctgatctagttTCAGAACCCCGCTCTTATTCGTTTTGATCTCAAGGgcaaagctgatcctagatcagcactcctacttgtTTCATGATTGCGGGCCAGGACCTAGATAATCGGACAAACAGTACAGCACAGTCCACAGATCAGTCGGTCAGTGTGTCTGGTCATGTTTCCATGTGTAGGATCATATGACAGGACGTTATTATCATGCTATagttccccagtattccctcctGGTTTCTCAGCACTGCAGCCTACTGTCCCTCTGTTTTGTCTGGCTCCATGTTGCGAGTCTTTGGTTCGCAGCAACGTATGAGCCTCTCCGCCCCGGGAGTTCTAGACCTAGACAGGCAGGTGTGAGAGCACGGATATCTGCTCCCGACCTCCCGGGTCAGAGTAAGAAACTACTGAAACCCCGGGGGAACAGTGAAACCCAAACGCTCGCCGCAGCAACACCGAGCGTGATCTATGAGCTTCCCTCACATGACTGtttttagtgtgtgtatgtgtgcgtgtgcgtgtgtgtgtgcatgcgtgtgtgtgtgcgtgtgtgtgtgtgcgtgcgcccgTTTAACTGCCCCTTTGTGGCGGCCGAGGCCCTTAAAGATGGGAACAGAGGACCCGCTTCTATTCAACACATCAACATTCCGGATGTCCCCCGGCGTCTGCTGTCCAATCACAGAGCTGGGATGGAGTTACCGCTGCCGTGTTTGATTGTAAAAAGAACACATTTGCGAGCCCTGTCACGAAATGAGGACGAGGATGAGGGTGACGACGAGGATGATGGTTGAAGCCGTAATAACAACGCTACCACACAGTCAGGGGTATGTGAGGAGGACAGATAGCTGTAAGTGATTGGATGAAACCCTTCCCTTGACTGTCACCGAAATACGGACTTAACCATTCAGAGGTTGAGTATGTTAACTGACCCGTCAGTGGTTTCATGGAGTAGCTTTCATTGCAATGTATAT
Encoded proteins:
- the LOC118386990 gene encoding transcription factor HES-1-like: MCGKDISDGQKMPADMMEKNSSSPVAATPASMNTTPDKPKTASEHRKSSKPIMEKRRRARINESLGQLKTLILDALKKDSSRHSKLEKADILEMTVKHLRNLQRAQMTAALNTDPTVLGKYRAGFSECTNEVTRFLSTCEGVNTEVRTRLLGHLASCMTQINAMNYPTQHQISAGPPHPSFGQSMVQMSNSSPQGNVMPLPCKGGSPQSMSPEATKVYGGFQLVPATDGQFAFLIPNAAFAPNGPVIPVYANQVNTPVPAAVSPGAPTGNSDSVWRPW